The Pseudofrankia inefficax genome window below encodes:
- a CDS encoding ABC transporter substrate-binding protein produces MESRRDTFRGDAEPIKIGWLGSALDGPGGGYDRIHRMAFDEAIEQGFLDRPVEFVLHAENGLPRGSARNATDGFRYLVDQGCIGVAGAYSSDNAIAVAPLANELQVPLISWAGTERLAGDYCFRLGNGDCGGDAALCAAWLARNGHKRVAVLSEVSPNGDEYFRYFRQECRIQGLSIVALETVGQSPTHLADNLASLRQSNPDALCYMGYGMLALQGLLRAALDELAWDPPRIMGTAFMFYLMGFEKFEGWVGIDQFDPSNALVHGFHDRYVARYGEAPPLWPNAIPVLAYDTARVLAAGLFRAPTLSGVGLKEGLERIRFMPSTTGGPRTHIAGSPHEHGMFRGDWLLYGRVRNEKLEFEGLFEPGS; encoded by the coding sequence ATGGAATCCCGTAGGGACACCTTTCGTGGCGACGCGGAGCCGATCAAGATCGGCTGGCTTGGTTCGGCGCTCGACGGTCCCGGCGGCGGCTACGACAGGATCCACCGGATGGCCTTCGACGAGGCCATCGAGCAGGGTTTCCTGGACCGGCCGGTCGAGTTCGTCCTGCACGCCGAGAACGGGCTGCCCCGGGGCTCGGCCCGCAACGCCACGGACGGCTTCCGGTATCTCGTCGACCAGGGGTGCATCGGGGTCGCCGGCGCCTACAGCTCGGACAACGCGATCGCCGTGGCGCCGCTCGCGAACGAGCTGCAGGTCCCGTTGATCAGCTGGGCCGGCACCGAGCGGCTGGCGGGGGACTACTGCTTCCGGCTCGGCAACGGCGACTGCGGCGGGGACGCGGCCCTGTGCGCGGCCTGGCTCGCCCGCAACGGCCACAAGCGGGTGGCCGTCCTCAGCGAGGTCTCGCCCAACGGCGACGAGTACTTCCGCTACTTCCGCCAGGAGTGCCGGATCCAGGGCCTGAGCATCGTCGCGCTGGAGACCGTGGGGCAGAGCCCGACCCACCTCGCCGACAACCTCGCGAGCCTGCGGCAGTCCAACCCGGACGCGCTGTGCTACATGGGCTACGGCATGCTCGCGCTGCAGGGGCTGCTGCGCGCGGCGCTCGACGAGCTCGCCTGGGACCCGCCGCGGATCATGGGCACGGCGTTCATGTTCTACCTGATGGGCTTCGAGAAGTTCGAGGGCTGGGTCGGCATCGACCAGTTCGACCCGAGCAACGCGCTGGTCCACGGCTTCCACGACCGGTATGTGGCCCGCTACGGCGAGGCGCCGCCGCTGTGGCCGAACGCGATCCCGGTCCTGGCCTATGACACCGCCCGGGTGCTGGCCGCCGGCCTGTTCCGGGCGCCGACGCTGTCCGGCGTCGGTCTGAAGGAGGGCCTGGAGCGCATCCGCTTCATGCCCAGCACGACGGGCGGGCCGCGTACCCACATCGCGGGCTCGCCCCACGAGCACGGCATGTTCCGCGGCGACTGGCTGCTCTACGGCCGGGTCCGCAACGAGAAGCTGGAGTTCGAAGGCCTCTTCGAGCCGGGGAGCTGA
- a CDS encoding ABC transporter ATP-binding protein: MPAIEIAALRKAYGGRPVVRDLDLTVEAGECFALLGPNGAGKTTTVEILEGFRSRDGGRVTVLGHDPAAATRSWRARTGVVAQTTGAALDLTVAEAVRHFAGYHAAPRPTDELIDAVGLTEQAGTRIEALSGGQRRRLDVALGVQGRPELLFLDEPTTGLDPQGRRQVWELVEALRAQGTTILLTTHYLDEAAQLCDRVGVITHGQLIETAPTAEFGGRLRDSATVRWRDGGQVREVRTPTPTAVVRDLLAATPDGEIEDLEILRPTLEEIYLALLEKADRAAAGPVSDDPVSDDPVSGDPAPDTRSLRRGAAAGPSDLAQPRAPRAVLRSGS; the protein is encoded by the coding sequence ATGCCAGCGATTGAGATAGCCGCACTGCGCAAGGCCTACGGCGGGCGGCCCGTCGTGCGTGACCTCGACCTGACCGTCGAGGCCGGCGAGTGCTTCGCGCTGCTCGGCCCCAACGGGGCGGGCAAGACGACCACGGTCGAGATCCTGGAGGGCTTCCGCTCCCGCGACGGTGGCCGGGTCACCGTGCTCGGCCACGACCCCGCGGCGGCCACCAGGTCCTGGCGGGCCCGCACCGGCGTCGTCGCGCAGACCACCGGCGCGGCGCTCGACCTCACCGTCGCCGAGGCGGTCCGGCACTTCGCCGGATACCACGCCGCGCCGCGGCCGACGGACGAGCTGATCGACGCGGTCGGGCTCACCGAGCAGGCGGGCACCCGGATCGAGGCGCTCTCCGGCGGCCAGCGCCGCCGCCTCGACGTCGCGCTCGGCGTCCAGGGCCGCCCGGAGCTGCTGTTCCTCGACGAGCCCACCACCGGCCTGGACCCGCAGGGCCGCCGCCAGGTGTGGGAGCTGGTCGAGGCGCTGCGGGCCCAGGGCACGACGATCCTGCTCACGACGCACTACCTCGACGAGGCGGCCCAGCTCTGCGACCGGGTCGGCGTGATCACGCACGGGCAGCTGATCGAGACCGCGCCGACGGCCGAGTTCGGCGGCCGGCTGCGCGACAGCGCGACCGTGCGCTGGCGCGACGGCGGCCAGGTCCGTGAGGTCAGGACCCCGACGCCGACCGCGGTGGTCCGCGACCTGCTCGCGGCCACGCCGGACGGCGAGATCGAGGACCTCGAGATCCTCCGCCCGACCCTGGAGGAGATCTACCTGGCCCTGCTCGAAAAGGCCGACCGCGCCGCCGCCGGCCCCGTCTCCGACGATCCCGTCTCCGATGACCCCGTGTCCGGCGACCCTGCGCCGGACACGCGTTCCCTCCGCCGTGGGGCCGCCGCCGGCCCGTCCGACCTCGCCCAGCCGCGCGCGCCGCGCGCCGTCCTCCGGAGTGGATCATGA
- a CDS encoding ABC transporter permease has protein sequence MSSAQTATSTLAAAAAPTSLPAPPGAWRIARARAALELLLYVRAREALVFSFLYPTVMLLIFGSVLGDQTVPGGVTYVDYFTAGIAATGIILNTFQQVGIRIAHEREAGELARLQALGTPPISYLAGKGIQVLVTTCAQLAVLVVVARLVFDVPLPADTAHWLTLAWVAVLGTLAGTVLGFAVSLVPRSGKNADTIIAPMALVLQFFSGVFFVFSDLPGWMRIVASVFPLKWLTQGMRSVFLPEAAARAEVAGSWEHGRTALVLGVWVVAGLYVCARRFRWRRPA, from the coding sequence ATGAGCAGCGCCCAGACCGCCACCTCCACCCTGGCCGCGGCCGCCGCCCCGACCAGCCTGCCCGCGCCGCCCGGCGCGTGGCGGATCGCCCGGGCGCGGGCCGCGCTGGAGCTGCTGCTCTACGTGCGGGCCCGCGAGGCCCTGGTCTTCTCGTTCCTCTACCCGACCGTGATGCTGCTGATCTTCGGCTCCGTCCTCGGTGACCAGACGGTGCCGGGCGGCGTGACCTACGTCGACTACTTCACCGCCGGGATCGCGGCGACGGGCATCATCCTGAACACCTTCCAGCAGGTGGGGATCCGGATCGCGCACGAGCGCGAAGCCGGCGAGCTGGCCCGCCTCCAGGCACTCGGCACGCCGCCGATCTCCTACCTCGCCGGGAAGGGCATCCAGGTGCTGGTCACGACCTGCGCCCAGCTCGCGGTGCTGGTCGTGGTCGCGCGCCTCGTCTTCGACGTCCCGCTCCCCGCGGACACGGCCCACTGGCTGACGCTGGCGTGGGTGGCCGTCCTCGGCACCCTGGCCGGCACCGTGCTCGGCTTCGCGGTGTCGCTCGTGCCGCGGTCGGGGAAGAACGCCGACACGATCATCGCGCCGATGGCCCTCGTGCTGCAGTTCTTCTCCGGGGTCTTCTTCGTCTTCAGCGACCTGCCGGGCTGGATGCGGATCGTCGCCAGCGTCTTCCCGCTGAAGTGGCTGACCCAGGGGATGCGTTCGGTGTTCCTCCCGGAGGCCGCGGCACGCGCCGAGGTAGCCGGGAGCTGGGAGCACGGCCGCACCGCGCTGGTTCTCGGCGTGTGGGTCGTCGCCGGGCTCTACGTCTGCGCCCGCCGCTTCCGCTGGCGCCGCCCGGCCTGA
- a CDS encoding sensor histidine kinase, giving the protein MTNPGVAAGPEAGRRAEPPSAELLSAEPRPAEPAVTDPLSAEPWGALSDLSVEEGIAIGARLWRRIVLGLHLAFVVLVTLATVTVLTVDEQAAWERPAGLASLGAITVAYAVVARFGMPAAVRTRRQTRVVTAYLVVLVLGIGVLARVAPDGLFLLFIAYPQVWSLEERRAPSVVWTVLVFVASLAGVLLHQEQVHLGLVAAIGNELTGVAFSLLIGFWVHRLFDRNRDQAGLIAELGRTKAEVAALERDRGAQAERERLARDVHDTLAQGYTSILMLARTALAQLGTDPAGARERLQLVEEVAQENLAQARALVAAQSRVELDGTSLRDALTQLARRFTRETGIDVDVRVAGEPTDPLPAGPVPADPLPTGPGGPGAAPPGGLALRPAQELVLLRAAQEALTNARRHASPSRVSLVLAPGGPGEAILRVVDDGVGFAAGTEPGTGLTGLRRRVEAAGGELRVTSAPGTGTEVLARLVSEP; this is encoded by the coding sequence GTGACGAACCCGGGCGTGGCGGCGGGCCCCGAGGCCGGCCGGCGGGCCGAGCCACCGTCGGCCGAATTGCTGTCGGCCGAGCCGCGGCCGGCCGAGCCCGCCGTGACCGATCCACTGTCGGCCGAGCCGTGGGGTGCCCTGTCGGACCTGTCGGTGGAGGAAGGGATCGCCATCGGCGCGCGCCTCTGGCGCCGTATCGTGCTCGGGCTGCACCTCGCGTTCGTCGTCCTCGTCACGCTGGCCACGGTCACGGTGCTGACGGTGGACGAGCAGGCTGCCTGGGAACGCCCGGCGGGCCTCGCCTCGCTCGGCGCGATCACGGTGGCCTACGCCGTCGTGGCCCGGTTCGGGATGCCGGCCGCCGTGCGCACGCGCCGGCAGACCCGCGTGGTGACCGCGTACCTGGTCGTGCTGGTCCTCGGGATCGGCGTGCTGGCCCGGGTCGCGCCCGACGGGCTGTTCCTGCTGTTCATCGCGTACCCGCAGGTGTGGTCGCTCGAGGAGCGGCGGGCCCCAAGCGTGGTGTGGACGGTGCTGGTGTTCGTCGCCAGCCTGGCGGGGGTGCTGCTGCACCAGGAACAGGTACACCTCGGGCTCGTGGCCGCGATCGGCAACGAGCTGACCGGCGTCGCGTTCAGCCTGCTGATCGGCTTCTGGGTCCACCGGCTGTTCGACCGCAACCGGGACCAGGCGGGCCTGATCGCCGAGCTCGGGCGCACGAAGGCCGAGGTCGCCGCGCTGGAACGGGACCGCGGCGCCCAGGCCGAGCGGGAGCGGCTGGCCCGCGACGTCCACGACACGCTCGCGCAGGGGTACACCAGCATCCTCATGCTGGCCCGGACCGCGCTCGCCCAGCTGGGGACGGACCCGGCGGGCGCCCGCGAGCGCCTCCAGCTGGTCGAGGAGGTCGCCCAGGAGAACCTCGCACAGGCGCGCGCGCTGGTCGCGGCCCAGTCCCGGGTGGAGCTGGACGGCACCAGCCTGCGCGACGCGCTCACCCAGCTCGCCCGCCGCTTCACCCGGGAGACCGGCATCGACGTCGACGTGCGTGTCGCCGGCGAGCCCACCGACCCGCTCCCGGCTGGGCCGGTCCCGGCCGACCCCCTCCCGACCGGGCCGGGCGGGCCGGGGGCCGCGCCGCCCGGCGGGCTCGCCCTGCGGCCGGCGCAGGAGCTGGTGCTGCTGCGGGCCGCCCAGGAGGCGCTTACGAACGCCCGCCGGCACGCGTCCCCGAGCCGGGTGAGCCTCGTCCTGGCCCCCGGCGGCCCGGGGGAGGCGATCCTGCGGGTCGTCGACGACGGGGTCGGCTTCGCCGCCGGCACCGAGCCGGGAACGGGCCTGACCGGCCTGCGCCGCCGGGTCGAGGCGGCGGGCGGGGAGCTGCGGGTCACGTCGGCTCCGGGCACGGGCACCGAGGTCCTCGCCCGCCTGGTGAGCGAGCCGTGA
- a CDS encoding response regulator — MAAAGERAVAGARAAIQVLVVDDHPVVRSGLVGMLASQPDLRVVGTAADGYEAVARAGELRPDVVLMDLRMPRLDGVAAIERITAAGPDVAVLVLTTYDGDADIVRAVAAGAAGYLLKDAPLETLAEAVRAVARGETVLAPPVAARLASRLRAPDPVTLTRRETEVLAAVARGRTNAEIGRELFIGEATVKTHLLRVFAKLQVDDRTHAVTAALERGLLPPITPA, encoded by the coding sequence GTGGCAGCGGCAGGCGAGCGGGCAGTGGCCGGTGCGCGGGCGGCGATCCAGGTGCTGGTGGTCGACGACCATCCGGTGGTGCGGTCGGGGCTGGTCGGCATGCTGGCCAGCCAGCCGGACCTGCGCGTCGTCGGGACGGCGGCCGACGGGTACGAGGCCGTCGCCAGAGCCGGCGAGCTACGGCCCGACGTCGTCCTGATGGACCTGCGGATGCCACGCCTCGACGGCGTCGCCGCGATCGAGCGGATCACCGCCGCGGGGCCGGACGTCGCCGTGCTCGTCCTGACCACCTACGACGGTGATGCCGACATCGTGCGGGCGGTCGCCGCCGGGGCCGCCGGCTACCTGCTCAAGGACGCCCCGCTGGAGACGCTGGCCGAGGCGGTCCGCGCGGTGGCGCGCGGCGAGACCGTGCTGGCCCCGCCGGTCGCCGCCCGGCTGGCGTCCCGGCTGCGCGCCCCCGACCCGGTCACGTTGACCCGCCGGGAGACCGAGGTGCTCGCCGCGGTCGCCCGTGGCCGCACCAACGCCGAGATCGGCCGGGAGCTGTTCATCGGCGAGGCCACCGTGAAGACCCACCTGCTGCGCGTCTTCGCCAAGCTCCAGGTCGACGACCGCACCCATGCCGTCACGGCCGCCCTCGAACGCGGCCTGCTGCCGCCGATCACCCCGGCCTGA